A stretch of Metabacillus sp. FJAT-52054 DNA encodes these proteins:
- a CDS encoding sugar phosphate nucleotidyltransferase, with translation MNMSMLGIIDATAHSQNIDDLIQNRSMAAIPFGGRYRLIDFVLSNLVNSGVDSVAIFPKYQYRSLMDHLGSGKEWDLNRKRDGLFFFPSPHLHDEYDEFGSFRQFKDHFDYFKRSRQEYTVITNSHTVCNIDFCKVLKHHIEMGCDVTEITKEGNSLQMYVLKTSLLKDLISSYDNNGFTTLNQVVNEGRSQLNICEYAFNGYVSVIDSIQSYFRYSLDLLKPEVWKELFPKAAPIYTKVKDEPPTKYLKSSYVRNSMIANGCRIEGHVENSIIFRAVHIGKDTVIKNGIIMQKSSVGENCVLENVILDKDVKIGNHEVLKGTMEHPIVLRKGSVQGVLIKS, from the coding sequence ATGAACATGAGCATGCTTGGAATTATTGATGCAACAGCGCATAGCCAGAATATTGATGATTTAATACAAAATCGTTCAATGGCTGCTATTCCCTTTGGAGGAAGATATAGATTAATAGATTTTGTCCTTTCTAATTTGGTTAATTCAGGAGTAGACAGCGTCGCTATATTCCCTAAATACCAATACCGTTCTTTAATGGATCACCTTGGATCAGGAAAAGAGTGGGATTTAAACAGAAAGCGCGACGGGCTGTTCTTTTTCCCTTCTCCGCATTTGCATGATGAATACGATGAATTTGGATCGTTCCGCCAGTTCAAAGACCATTTCGATTACTTTAAAAGAAGCCGTCAGGAATATACGGTTATTACAAACAGCCATACCGTTTGCAACATTGATTTCTGCAAAGTCCTTAAGCATCATATTGAAATGGGCTGCGATGTAACGGAGATCACTAAAGAAGGCAATTCTCTGCAAATGTACGTGCTTAAAACCTCACTGCTTAAAGATTTAATTTCCTCCTATGATAACAATGGTTTTACAACATTAAATCAAGTCGTCAATGAAGGCAGATCCCAGCTAAATATCTGTGAATATGCATTTAACGGGTATGTTTCCGTGATTGATTCCATTCAATCTTATTTCCGCTACAGTCTTGATTTATTAAAGCCTGAAGTTTGGAAAGAGCTTTTCCCTAAAGCTGCGCCAATTTATACGAAAGTAAAGGATGAACCTCCTACTAAATATCTTAAATCCTCTTATGTACGAAACTCTATGATTGCAAACGGATGCCGTATTGAAGGGCATGTAGAAAACTCAATCATCTTCAGAGCGGTTCATATTGGCAAAGATACGGTAATAAAAAATGGGATAATTATGCAGAAATCGTCTGTGGGAGAAAATTGCGTGCTTGAAAACGTTATATTAGATAAGGATGTTAAAATCGGTAATCACGAAGTTCTGAAAGGCACCATGGAGCATCCAATTGTCCTGCGCAAAGGATCTGTTCAAGGAGTGCTGATTAAGTCGTGA
- a CDS encoding glucose-1-phosphate adenylyltransferase, whose amino-acid sequence MKKKCVAMLLAGGKGSRLSSLTKNLAKPAVPFGGKYRIIDFTLSNCTNSGIDTVGVLTQYQPLVLHSYIGIGSAWDLDRKNGGVTVLPPYAESSEVKWYKGTASAIYQNLNYLEQYDPEYVLILSGDHIYKMDYSKMLDYHVERNADVSISVIEVPWEEANRFGIMNTNEQMEVVEFDEKPQNPKNNLASMGVYIFKWSVLQEYLEMDERNPYSSNDFGKDVIPLLIEEKKKLVAYPYKGYWKDVGTVKSLWEANMDLLKDDPELNLFSQDWRIYSVNPNQPPQFISAEAEVTDSLVNEGCVVYGTVQHSVLFQGVTVGKDSFLKKCVVMPDAVIGNNVYIENAIVPSGMTIEDGTVIRSNPGLEEVLLVTPDYIRQQQVAARDAEVTE is encoded by the coding sequence ATGAAAAAGAAATGCGTAGCAATGCTTCTCGCAGGGGGGAAAGGCAGCCGTCTTAGTTCATTAACTAAGAATTTGGCGAAGCCTGCCGTTCCATTTGGAGGGAAATACAGAATAATCGATTTTACACTGAGCAATTGCACGAACTCTGGGATTGACACTGTAGGGGTTCTAACACAGTACCAGCCGCTCGTTCTTCACTCTTATATCGGGATTGGAAGCGCATGGGATCTGGATCGTAAAAATGGAGGAGTAACTGTACTTCCACCATATGCTGAATCCTCTGAAGTAAAATGGTACAAAGGCACAGCGAGTGCCATCTATCAGAACTTAAACTATTTAGAGCAATACGACCCTGAATACGTATTGATCCTCTCTGGTGATCACATTTATAAGATGGATTACTCTAAGATGCTGGACTACCATGTGGAAAGGAACGCTGACGTATCGATTTCAGTTATTGAAGTCCCATGGGAAGAAGCAAACAGATTCGGGATTATGAACACGAACGAACAAATGGAAGTCGTTGAGTTTGATGAAAAGCCTCAAAATCCTAAGAATAACCTGGCTTCAATGGGCGTTTATATCTTTAAATGGTCTGTTCTTCAGGAATATTTGGAAATGGATGAGCGTAATCCTTATTCCAGCAATGACTTTGGAAAAGACGTTATTCCGCTCCTGATCGAAGAAAAGAAAAAGCTTGTAGCTTATCCATACAAAGGGTACTGGAAAGACGTAGGAACTGTGAAAAGTCTTTGGGAAGCAAATATGGATCTATTAAAAGATGATCCTGAGCTTAACCTGTTCAGTCAGGATTGGAGAATTTATTCCGTCAATCCGAACCAGCCGCCGCAATTTATTTCTGCAGAAGCAGAAGTAACTGATTCTCTGGTAAATGAGGGCTGTGTCGTATATGGAACCGTACAGCATTCCGTCCTGTTCCAGGGTGTAACAGTGGGCAAAGATAGCTTCCTTAAAAAGTGTGTTGTGATGCCGGATGCGGTAATCGGAAACAACGTCTATATTGAAAATGCCATTGTTCCAAGCGGAATGACTATTGAAGATGGTACGGTTATCCGTTCAAACCCTGGATTAGAAGAAGTCCTCCTTGTTACTCCTGACTATATTAGACAGCAGCAAGTGGCTGCGCGCGATGCAGAAGTCACTGAATAA
- the glgB gene encoding 1,4-alpha-glucan branching enzyme — MIASPTDFEVHLFHEGSLFKSFEQFGAHFKTIDGVSGVQFTVWAPHAKQVRIAGDFNQWKGTDYVLEKVSDEGIWTGFFPDLKLGDVYKYELIAKNGSRLLKADPFAFYSELKPNTASIVADLEGYKWNDQKWQRKKKTKNIYQKPVFIYEVNLASWKKKEDGSLYSYKELSEELIPYAIDHGFTHIELMPVIEHPYDRSWGYQGTGYFSATSRYGTPKEFMEFIDACHQNDLGVIMDWVPGHFCKDAHGLYMFDGEPVFEYSNYNDRENVIWGTANFDLGKPEVHSFLISNALFWLEKYHIDGFRVDAVANMLYWPNSDSFENPYAVSFLKKLNETVFAYDPHTLMIAEDSTDWPLVTSPVSEGGLGFNYKWNMGWMNDVLEYMETDQHDRKHIHHKMTFSLMYAFNENFILPFSHDEVVHGKKSLLNKMPGDYWQKFAQLRLLLGYMLVHPGKKLLFMGSEFGQFDEWKDLEQLDWFLEDYELHRDTRVYFKELMNVYKKQKPLYELDHSPEGFEWIDADNAEQSIYSFMRKGSKEGEVLIAVCNFKSDVYHGYKIGVPADTRYVEILNSDDVHFGGSGQVNLKELKAEKEELHGQPYSISMTVPPFGFSLLRAIKKRRENNNEKEMRSNASRRGERQPS; from the coding sequence ATGATTGCAAGTCCTACAGATTTTGAGGTTCATTTGTTTCATGAAGGAAGCCTGTTTAAGAGCTTTGAACAATTTGGCGCTCATTTTAAGACTATTGATGGAGTAAGCGGAGTTCAATTCACTGTGTGGGCACCGCATGCGAAACAGGTAAGAATTGCCGGTGATTTTAACCAGTGGAAGGGCACGGATTACGTACTTGAGAAAGTAAGCGATGAAGGGATATGGACTGGGTTCTTTCCGGATTTGAAGCTAGGAGATGTTTATAAGTACGAACTGATTGCCAAAAATGGTTCCAGGCTGCTGAAAGCTGACCCGTTTGCTTTTTATTCAGAGCTTAAACCTAATACAGCTTCTATTGTAGCCGATTTAGAAGGGTACAAATGGAACGATCAAAAATGGCAGCGAAAGAAAAAAACAAAAAACATTTATCAAAAGCCTGTCTTTATTTATGAGGTTAATTTAGCTTCCTGGAAGAAGAAAGAGGATGGAAGCCTTTATTCATATAAAGAACTAAGCGAAGAGTTAATACCTTATGCAATCGATCATGGTTTTACACATATTGAGCTCATGCCGGTGATTGAACATCCATATGACCGCTCATGGGGCTATCAGGGAACAGGATATTTCTCTGCCACAAGCCGTTACGGCACACCAAAGGAGTTTATGGAGTTTATTGATGCCTGCCATCAAAACGACCTTGGAGTAATCATGGATTGGGTTCCGGGACATTTTTGCAAGGACGCACATGGTCTATATATGTTTGACGGGGAGCCGGTATTTGAATATTCAAACTATAATGATCGGGAAAATGTAATTTGGGGTACAGCCAATTTTGATTTGGGCAAACCGGAAGTACATAGCTTTTTGATCTCGAATGCCCTGTTTTGGCTGGAGAAATATCATATAGATGGTTTCCGCGTAGATGCGGTAGCCAACATGCTTTATTGGCCAAATAGTGATTCGTTTGAAAATCCATACGCTGTAAGTTTTTTGAAAAAGCTGAATGAGACAGTTTTTGCCTATGATCCTCATACACTTATGATTGCTGAAGACTCTACTGATTGGCCTTTGGTTACTAGCCCTGTTTCGGAAGGAGGCTTGGGATTCAATTATAAGTGGAATATGGGCTGGATGAATGATGTGCTGGAGTATATGGAGACGGACCAGCATGACCGCAAGCATATTCATCATAAGATGACTTTTTCTCTCATGTATGCTTTCAATGAAAATTTCATTCTTCCATTCTCTCATGATGAAGTCGTTCATGGAAAAAAATCACTTCTCAATAAAATGCCCGGTGATTACTGGCAAAAGTTTGCTCAGCTGCGCTTGCTGCTAGGGTACATGCTTGTACATCCAGGGAAAAAGCTTCTTTTCATGGGGTCTGAATTCGGCCAGTTTGATGAATGGAAAGATCTTGAACAGCTTGATTGGTTCCTCGAGGATTATGAGCTTCACCGTGATACGAGGGTTTATTTTAAAGAACTTATGAATGTTTATAAAAAGCAAAAGCCTCTTTATGAATTGGATCATTCTCCGGAAGGATTTGAATGGATTGATGCAGACAACGCGGAACAAAGTATTTATTCCTTCATGAGAAAAGGATCTAAAGAAGGGGAAGTGCTTATTGCAGTCTGTAATTTCAAAAGCGATGTGTACCACGGCTACAAAATCGGGGTACCGGCAGACACGAGATATGTAGAGATTTTGAATAGTGATGATGTTCATTTCGGAGGTTCGGGTCAGGTGAATCTCAAAGAATTGAAAGCTGAAAAAGAGGAACTTCATGGCCAGCCGTATAGCATCAGCATGACGGTCCCGCCATTTGGTTTTAGCTTGTTGAGAGCAATTAAAAAGAGAAGGGAGAACAACAATGAAAAAGAAATGCGTAGCAATGCTTCTCGCAGGGGGGAAAGGCAGCCGTCTTAG
- a CDS encoding GNAT family N-acetyltransferase codes for MEFYEEWKNSEEKIVPWVVAESPADFEKYLHYLEEQEQGKNIPEQFVPHSTYWLLLGKSRIVGAVNIRHRLNEYLKERGGHIGYGIRPSERQKGYATAILSLALAESKRMGIKNVLVTCEKSNIASEKTILKNGGKFDSEFIEECGTVVKRFWIAD; via the coding sequence ATGGAGTTTTATGAGGAATGGAAAAACTCAGAAGAAAAAATTGTTCCATGGGTAGTAGCTGAAAGCCCAGCTGACTTTGAAAAGTATCTCCATTATTTAGAGGAGCAGGAGCAAGGTAAAAATATTCCGGAGCAATTTGTTCCCCATTCTACCTATTGGCTTCTTTTGGGCAAGAGTCGCATTGTTGGAGCTGTTAATATCAGACATAGGCTGAATGAGTACTTAAAAGAGCGGGGAGGACACATCGGATATGGAATCAGACCTTCTGAACGGCAAAAAGGATATGCTACAGCAATCCTGTCCCTGGCTCTGGCTGAATCAAAACGAATGGGGATTAAAAATGTGCTTGTTACATGTGAAAAGTCCAATATTGCATCGGAGAAAACGATTTTAAAAAATGGAGGAAAATTCGATTCGGAGTTTATCGAAGAATGTGGAACCGTGGTTAAGCGATTTTGGATTGCCGATTGA